Proteins encoded in a region of the Flavobacterium sp. MDT1-60 genome:
- a CDS encoding NAD(P)-dependent oxidoreductase, with protein MKIALIGATGFVGSAILNELTSRNHEITAIARTPKETANVNWVAADIFNSDELAAILKGNDLVISAYNSGWSNPNIYDDFIAGSKSVQSAVKKSGVNRFIVIGGGGSLFVAPGLQAVDTPDFPKEYYVAATAARDYLNIIKEEKDLDWAFFSPAFEMHQGITTGRTGKYRLGLENPVFNDEQRSILSVEDLAVVIADEAENAKHHQVRFTAAY; from the coding sequence ATGAAAATCGCACTTATTGGAGCAACAGGATTTGTTGGCTCAGCCATCTTAAATGAATTAACAAGCAGAAATCATGAAATTACAGCCATTGCAAGAACGCCAAAAGAAACAGCAAATGTGAATTGGGTAGCAGCTGATATTTTTAACTCAGATGAATTAGCCGCAATTCTAAAAGGAAATGATTTAGTGATCAGTGCGTATAATTCAGGGTGGTCCAACCCAAATATTTACGACGATTTTATCGCTGGTTCAAAATCTGTTCAGAGCGCCGTAAAAAAATCAGGTGTAAATCGTTTTATCGTTATTGGCGGAGGCGGAAGTTTATTTGTAGCTCCAGGTCTACAAGCTGTAGATACACCGGATTTCCCAAAAGAATATTATGTTGCTGCGACTGCTGCACGTGATTACCTTAACATCATAAAAGAAGAGAAAGATTTAGATTGGGCATTTTTCAGTCCAGCCTTCGAAATGCACCAGGGTATCACAACCGGAAGAACTGGAAAATACCGTTTAGGTTTAGAAAACCCTGTATTCAATGATGAACAAAGAAGCATTCTTTCTGTAGAAGATTTGGCTGTTGTAATTGCTGATGAAGCCGAAAACGCAAAACACCACCAAGTTCGTTTTACTGCAGCTTATTAA
- a CDS encoding Rrf2 family transcriptional regulator — translation MLSGKFAITIHILTLLTKYPNDYLSSEYIAGSINLNPVLVRKEIANLKAHHIVESKEGKNGGTKLAVDPSNLTLKEIFEMTFETINLGYAKNQPNPDCPVGKKINQNLTALYADMNQKISLQLNDISLEDFSNQF, via the coding sequence ATGCTTTCAGGTAAATTTGCCATAACGATTCACATTCTTACTTTACTCACTAAATATCCAAATGATTATTTATCATCTGAATATATTGCAGGAAGTATTAACCTGAACCCTGTTTTGGTGCGAAAAGAAATTGCCAATTTAAAAGCACATCATATTGTAGAAAGTAAAGAAGGTAAAAATGGCGGAACAAAATTAGCCGTAGATCCATCAAATCTTACTTTGAAAGAAATATTTGAAATGACTTTTGAAACTATTAATCTGGGATATGCCAAAAATCAGCCCAATCCGGATTGTCCTGTTGGAAAAAAAATCAATCAAAATTTAACCGCTTTATATGCGGATATGAATCAAAAAATTAGTTTGCAATTGAATGACATCTCCTTAGAAGATTTTTCGAATCAATTCTAA
- a CDS encoding AEC family transporter: MNNFIQIFFFLFLGLLLQNVKRFPTHIYKSINKIVIYVCLPAITLYHIPKIKWNNDLLFPIGAGWISFFLAFIFFHFLGRRLGWSNKLIGCLVLTAGLSNSSFLGYPIVEALFGKKGLETAILVDQPGTFVVVSTLGVFVAAFYSKGSPDAWSIIKKVLFFPPFITFVVACSLNVFQYDLDLNVQSVLLKVGTLVTPLALFSVGLQLNFDRKSQHWRFLRLGLFFRLVVTPFIIMVLYVFIFNQHSEAIKITIIEIAMAPMITGAILASTYGLKPKLSSMMIGFGIPISFITLAIWYFIVGFI; encoded by the coding sequence ATGAACAACTTTATTCAGATATTCTTCTTTTTGTTTTTAGGATTGCTTTTGCAAAATGTAAAGCGGTTTCCAACCCATATTTATAAAAGCATTAATAAAATTGTCATTTACGTATGCTTACCCGCTATCACTTTATACCACATTCCGAAAATAAAATGGAACAATGATTTGTTGTTTCCAATAGGAGCAGGCTGGATTAGTTTTTTCCTGGCTTTTATTTTCTTTCATTTTTTAGGGCGACGATTAGGTTGGTCTAATAAACTCATTGGTTGTCTGGTTCTAACAGCCGGATTAAGTAACTCCTCTTTTTTGGGTTACCCTATAGTGGAAGCTTTATTTGGAAAAAAAGGCTTAGAAACGGCTATTTTGGTGGATCAACCGGGTACTTTTGTTGTCGTTTCAACTTTGGGTGTTTTTGTTGCCGCATTTTATTCTAAAGGAAGTCCGGATGCGTGGAGTATTATTAAAAAAGTACTTTTCTTTCCGCCTTTTATTACGTTTGTAGTGGCCTGCTCTTTAAATGTTTTTCAATATGATTTAGACTTAAATGTTCAATCTGTTTTATTGAAAGTGGGTACTTTGGTTACGCCATTGGCTTTATTTTCTGTCGGATTGCAATTAAATTTTGATCGAAAAAGCCAGCATTGGCGATTTTTACGATTAGGGCTTTTCTTCAGACTTGTCGTCACGCCTTTTATTATTATGGTTTTATATGTTTTTATTTTCAATCAGCATTCTGAAGCGATTAAAATAACGATTATAGAAATAGCAATGGCACCGATGATCACCGGTGCGATTTTAGCCTCAACTTATGGTTTAAAACCAAAATTAAGCAGTATGATGATTGGTTTCGGAATCCCGATATCTTTTATTACCCTTGCTATTTGGTACTTTATTGTTGGCTTCATATAA
- a CDS encoding peroxiredoxin, whose protein sequence is MSTLRLGDIAPDFYAETTEGPINFHEWLGDSWGVLFSHPSDFTPVCTTELGTVANYLPEFTKRNTKVIALSVDGLESHKEWIKDINETQNTTVNFPIIADEDKKIATLYDMLHPNASDKFTVRSVFVIGADKKIKLTLTYPASTGRNFDELLRVIDSLQLTANYSVATPANWKDGEDVVITPAVPDSDIPAKFPKGHTPIKPYLRMTPQPNK, encoded by the coding sequence ATGTCAACATTAAGATTAGGCGATATAGCTCCGGATTTTTATGCAGAAACCACTGAAGGACCAATCAATTTTCATGAATGGTTAGGAGATTCATGGGGTGTTTTATTTTCGCATCCATCAGATTTCACTCCCGTTTGTACAACAGAACTGGGAACAGTAGCCAATTATCTTCCTGAATTTACAAAGAGAAATACAAAGGTTATAGCTTTGAGTGTAGATGGTTTAGAGTCACACAAAGAATGGATTAAAGATATTAATGAAACTCAAAATACAACCGTAAATTTCCCGATAATTGCAGATGAAGATAAAAAAATAGCAACATTATATGATATGCTGCATCCAAATGCAAGTGATAAATTTACAGTGCGTTCTGTTTTTGTAATTGGTGCCGATAAAAAAATCAAACTGACTTTAACGTACCCGGCATCAACAGGAAGAAATTTTGACGAATTGCTTCGCGTTATTGATAGTTTGCAATTAACTGCAAATTACAGCGTAGCAACTCCTGCAAATTGGAAAGATGGTGAAGATGTAGTAATTACACCAGCGGTTCCGGATAGTGATATTCCGGCGAAATTCCCAAAAGGGCATACGCCAATAAAACCGTATTTGCGTATGACACCGCAACCCAACAAGTAA
- a CDS encoding cation:proton antiporter, which yields MIALYAAAETTHHLKPLISDLGLILITAGIAVLIFKKMKQPLVLGYLIAGFLAGNHFDFFPSITEMKSVEVWAEIGVIILLFSLGLEFSFKKLMKVGGTASITAITQIITMVIIGYLVGQWMGWASMDSIFLGVILSISSTTIILKTFDELGVKAQKFAGIVIGSLIVQDIVAILMMVLLSTIAVSQQFSGSELMMSVLKLVFFLTVWFLGGIFFIPTLLKKTKHLLTDEMLLIISLALCLMMVSFASNVGFSPALGAFIMGSIIAETTQAEHIEHLIKPVKDLFGAIFFVSVGMLIDPKMLYTHALPVAILTLVTIVGQSVSSTIGALLAGQPLKQSVQTGMSLSQIGEFSFIIATLGMTLNVTSSFLYPVVVAVSAITTFTTPFMVKYAVPFSNFLEHKLPRKWVKNINRYSVNAQAIKSVSIWQKVLNAYIIQIVLHTIIIAAVILLSSKFVAPLVADTRFGNTLAALITLVIIAPFLWALSLRRIADEEVELLWEERKYRGALLMMILIRMSLGLFFIGFLLNIFFSPLVAFVALIIAIAVYQIFPKKLNEQYHRIESHFLKNLNDRENKKIDRRYANLMPWDGHMSFFDIGKESNLAGKTLEELRIREQMGINIAYIKRGDVMISIPTKNERLFPGDEVCVIGTDAQVTEFAKYLNHNELEAPASVEESQIVLRQLEVSQEEFIDKSIGQFRGKTGGMVVGIERNGNRILNPESNIVLGKNDIIWVVGDKKRMSELMKRT from the coding sequence ATGATTGCCTTATACGCTGCTGCTGAAACTACACACCATTTGAAACCATTAATTAGTGATTTGGGATTAATCCTTATCACTGCCGGAATTGCTGTTTTAATTTTTAAAAAAATGAAGCAGCCTTTGGTTTTAGGGTATTTGATTGCTGGTTTTTTAGCAGGAAATCATTTTGATTTTTTCCCATCAATTACTGAAATGAAAAGTGTGGAAGTTTGGGCCGAGATTGGTGTGATCATTTTGTTGTTTAGTTTGGGACTCGAATTTAGCTTTAAAAAATTAATGAAGGTCGGCGGTACGGCTTCTATTACCGCTATTACCCAAATTATTACCATGGTCATTATTGGTTATCTCGTCGGACAATGGATGGGATGGGCCTCTATGGATAGTATTTTTCTTGGCGTTATTTTATCTATTTCATCAACAACAATTATTCTAAAAACCTTTGATGAATTGGGTGTTAAGGCACAAAAGTTTGCCGGAATTGTTATCGGATCGCTTATTGTTCAGGATATTGTGGCCATTTTAATGATGGTTTTACTTTCTACTATTGCAGTAAGTCAGCAATTTTCCGGAAGCGAACTGATGATGTCTGTATTAAAACTGGTTTTCTTTTTAACCGTTTGGTTTTTAGGCGGAATCTTTTTTATCCCGACATTGCTAAAAAAAACAAAGCACTTGTTAACGGATGAGATGTTGCTGATTATTTCGTTAGCCTTATGTTTAATGATGGTTAGTTTTGCTTCGAATGTTGGCTTTTCGCCGGCTTTAGGCGCTTTCATCATGGGATCTATTATTGCTGAAACCACACAAGCAGAACATATTGAGCATTTAATAAAACCTGTAAAAGATTTATTTGGGGCGATTTTCTTCGTATCGGTTGGAATGTTAATAGATCCTAAAATGTTATATACACATGCGCTTCCCGTTGCTATTTTAACACTTGTTACTATTGTTGGTCAATCTGTAAGTTCTACAATTGGAGCTTTACTTGCCGGACAGCCTCTGAAGCAATCCGTACAAACCGGAATGAGTTTGTCTCAAATTGGGGAATTCTCGTTTATCATTGCCACGTTAGGAATGACTTTAAATGTTACGAGTTCATTTTTATATCCGGTTGTGGTAGCAGTTTCTGCTATAACAACATTTACCACGCCTTTTATGGTAAAATATGCCGTTCCTTTTTCAAATTTTCTGGAGCACAAATTACCTCGAAAATGGGTAAAAAATATTAACCGTTATAGCGTCAATGCACAAGCCATAAAATCGGTTAGTATCTGGCAGAAAGTTCTAAATGCTTATATTATACAAATCGTTTTACATACAATTATAATTGCTGCTGTCATTTTATTATCATCAAAATTTGTAGCACCTTTAGTGGCTGACACCAGATTTGGAAATACATTAGCAGCACTGATAACATTGGTTATTATTGCTCCTTTTCTGTGGGCTCTTTCACTCCGACGCATAGCCGATGAAGAAGTAGAATTACTTTGGGAAGAGCGTAAATACCGTGGAGCACTGTTGATGATGATTTTGATCAGGATGAGTTTAGGATTGTTTTTTATTGGTTTCTTACTGAATATTTTCTTTTCACCATTGGTTGCTTTTGTTGCCCTGATAATCGCGATTGCGGTTTACCAAATATTCCCTAAAAAACTAAATGAACAATATCATAGAATTGAAAGTCATTTTTTAAAGAACCTAAACGATCGTGAAAACAAAAAAATAGACAGACGTTACGCCAACTTAATGCCCTGGGACGGTCACATGTCGTTTTTTGATATTGGAAAAGAATCTAATCTGGCTGGAAAAACATTGGAAGAACTGCGTATTCGTGAGCAAATGGGAATTAATATCGCGTATATAAAACGAGGTGATGTTATGATTTCTATCCCAACTAAAAATGAACGTTTATTCCCTGGTGATGAAGTATGTGTAATTGGTACGGATGCACAAGTAACTGAGTTTGCAAAATATTTAAATCACAACGAACTTGAAGCGCCGGCATCAGTTGAAGAATCTCAAATTGTATTGCGTCAGCTTGAAGTTTCTCAAGAGGAGTTTATTGATAAAAGCATCGGTCAGTTTAGAGGAAAAACGGGTGGAATGGTTGTTGGAATTGAAAGAAACGGAAATCGAATCTTAAACCCGGAATCGAATATCGTGTTAGGAAAAAATGATATTATCTGGGTAGTCGGAGACAAAAAAAGAATGAGTGAGTTGATGAAGAGAACTTAG